The following coding sequences lie in one Primulina huaijiensis isolate GDHJ02 chromosome 2, ASM1229523v2, whole genome shotgun sequence genomic window:
- the LOC140971393 gene encoding probable pectinesterase 53 isoform X1: MLNFKQILYFSFLFLLLNASHTLCHLKELQPKESCSDEKQMKVNTTQELKPKKSDAGKQMEVNTTQESKPKKSDAGKQMEVNTTKESKPIAGKQMEVNTTQESKPKKSDAGKQMEVNTTQESKPKKSDEEKQMEVNTTQELKPKKSDVGKQMEVNTTQELKPKKRDVGKQMEVNTTQQLKPKKSDAGKQVEVNTTQESKQKKCDDEKQMDVNTTQESKPKQSDAGKQMEVNTTQESKPKQSDAGKQMESPAGKQMEVNTTQELKPKQSDAGKQVKVNATQAQHSELQFMKWISFVGKLKHTSFKAAKNKVTPSFFLTVDKNAGLGDFTCIQDAIDSLPIINLVRVVIKVHAGVYTEKVSIPATKSFISIEGAGAEKTIIQWGDTSQTIGPNGMPLGTFGSATFAVNSPYFIAKNITVKNTAPVPTPGAVGKQAVAFRISADTASLVGCKFLGAQDTLYDHLGRHYYKDCYIEGSVDFIFGNGLSMFENCAVHAIAGAIGAVTAQARKSILDVDSGFSFVNCKVTGSGALYLGRAWGAFSRVVFAYTHMDNIIIPKGWYNWGDPSREMTVFYGQYKCSGAGASHAGRVSWSRELTDEEAKPFISLTFIDGSEWVNM, from the exons ATGTTGAATTTCAAGcaaattttgtattttagttTCCTTTTTCTACTTCTAAATGCGAGCCACACACTTTGCCACTTAAAGGAACTGCAGCCAAAGGAGTCATGTTCGGATGAGAAGCAAATGAAAGTGAACACGACGCAAGAACTGAAGCCAAAGAAAAGTGATGCGGGGAAGCAAATGGAAGTGAACACGACGCAAGAATCGAAGCCAAAGAAAAGTGATGCCGGGAAGCAAATGGAAGTGAACACAACGAAAGAATCGAAGCCAATTGCGGGGAAGCAAATGGAAGTGAACACGACGCAAGAATCGAAGCCAAAGAAAAGTGATGCGGGGAAGCAAATGGAAGTGAACACGACGCAAGAGTCGAAGCCAAAGAAAAGTGATGAGGAGAAGCAAATGGAAGTGAACACGACGCAAGAGTTGAAGCCAAAGAAAAGTGATGTGGGAAAGCAAATGGAAGTGAACACGACGCAAGAGTTGAAGCCAAAGAAACGTGATGTGGGAAAGCAAATGGAAGTGAACACGACGCAACAGTTGAAGCCAAAGAAAAGTGATGCGGGGAAGCAAGTGGAAGTGAACACGACGCAAGAATCGAAGCAAAAGAAATGTGATGACGAGAAGCAAATGGACGTGAACACGACGCAAGAATCGAAGCCAAAGCAAAGTGATGCGGGGAAGCAAATGGAAGTGAACACGACGCAAGAATCGAAGCCAAAGCAAAGTGATGCGGGGAAGCAAATGGAAAGTCCTGCCGGGAAGCAAATGGAAGTGAACACGACGCAAGAATTGAAGCCAAAGCAAAGTGATgcggggaagcaagtgaaagtGAACGCGACACAAGCTCAACACTCGGAGCTACAATTCATGAAATGGATTAGTTTTGTTGGGAAGCTGAAGCACACCTCTTTCAAGGCTGCGAAGAATAAGGTGACCCCTTCTTTTTTTCTCACGGTCGATAAGAACGCAGGACTCGGGGACTTTACGTGCATTCAAGACGCCATCGACTCGTTGCCGATAATCAATCTTGTCCGGGTTGTCATCAAGGTTCATGCAGGAGTTTACAC GGAGAAGGTATCAATACCAGCAACCAAATCATTTATAAGCATAGAGGGCGCAGGAGCAGAAAAAACAATTATTCAATGGGGCGATACTTCCCAGACTATTGGCCCAAATGGCATGCCTCTCGGTACATTTGGTTCCGCAACTTTTGCAGTCAATTCTCCATATTTCATAGCCAAAAATATTACAGTCAAG AATACGGCGCCGGTTCCCACGCCGGGAGCAGTGGGGAAGCAAGCCGTGGCATTTAGGATATCTGCGGACACTGCTTCACTTGTTGGTTGTAAGTTCTTGGGTGCACAGGACACACTATACGATCATTTAGGAAGGCATTATTACAAAGATTGCTATATTGAAGGCTCCGTCGACTTCATCTTTGGGAATGGCCTCTCCATGTTTGag AACTGTGCGGTTCATGCAATAGCTGGAGCGATAGGAGCAGTGACAGCACAAGCAAGAAAGAGCATATTAGACGTCGACAGTGGTTTCTCCTTCGTGAACTGTAAAGTCACGGGCTCAGGCGCACTGTACCTGGGAAGAGCATGGGGAGCTTTTTCTAGGGTTGTCTTTGCCTACACACATATGGACAATATTATCATTCCAAAGGGATGGTATAATTGGGGAGATCCCTCCAGAGAAAT GACTGTATTCTATGGGCAATACAAGTGCAGTGGAGCAGGGGCAAGTCATGCAGGAAGAGTGTCTTGGTCCAGGGAGCTAACCGACGAAGAAGCCAAGCCTTTTATTTCTCTTACATTCATTGATGGATCCGAATGGGTCAATATGTGA
- the LOC140971393 gene encoding probable pectinesterase 53 isoform X2, producing MLNFKQILYFSFLFLLLNASHTLCHLKELQPKESCSDEKQMKVNTTQELKPKKSDAGKQMEVNTTQESKPKKSDAGKQMEVNTTKESKPIAGKQMEVNTTQESKPKKSDAGKQMEVNTTQESKPKKSDEEKQMEVNTTQELKPKKSDVGKQMEVNTTQELKPKKRDVGKQMEVNTTQQLKPKKSDAGKQVEVNTTQESKQKKCDDEKQMDVNTTQESKPKQSDAGKQMEVNTTQESKPKQSDAGKQMEMNATQAQHSELQFMKWISFVGKLKHTSFKAAKNKVTPSFFLTVDKNAGLGDFTCIQDAIDSLPIINLVRVVIKVHAGVYTEKVSIPATKSFISIEGAGAEKTIIQWGDTSQTIGPNGMPLGTFGSATFAVNSPYFIAKNITVKNTAPVPTPGAVGKQAVAFRISADTASLVGCKFLGAQDTLYDHLGRHYYKDCYIEGSVDFIFGNGLSMFENCAVHAIAGAIGAVTAQARKSILDVDSGFSFVNCKVTGSGALYLGRAWGAFSRVVFAYTHMDNIIIPKGWYNWGDPSREMTVFYGQYKCSGAGASHAGRVSWSRELTDEEAKPFISLTFIDGSEWVNM from the exons ATGTTGAATTTCAAGcaaattttgtattttagttTCCTTTTTCTACTTCTAAATGCGAGCCACACACTTTGCCACTTAAAGGAACTGCAGCCAAAGGAGTCATGTTCGGATGAGAAGCAAATGAAAGTGAACACGACGCAAGAACTGAAGCCAAAGAAAAGTGATGCGGGGAAGCAAATGGAAGTGAACACGACGCAAGAATCGAAGCCAAAGAAAAGTGATGCCGGGAAGCAAATGGAAGTGAACACAACGAAAGAATCGAAGCCAATTGCGGGGAAGCAAATGGAAGTGAACACGACGCAAGAATCGAAGCCAAAGAAAAGTGATGCGGGGAAGCAAATGGAAGTGAACACGACGCAAGAGTCGAAGCCAAAGAAAAGTGATGAGGAGAAGCAAATGGAAGTGAACACGACGCAAGAGTTGAAGCCAAAGAAAAGTGATGTGGGAAAGCAAATGGAAGTGAACACGACGCAAGAGTTGAAGCCAAAGAAACGTGATGTGGGAAAGCAAATGGAAGTGAACACGACGCAACAGTTGAAGCCAAAGAAAAGTGATGCGGGGAAGCAAGTGGAAGTGAACACGACGCAAGAATCGAAGCAAAAGAAATGTGATGACGAGAAGCAAATGGACGTGAACACGACGCAAGAATCGAAGCCAAAGCAAAGTGATGCGGGGAAGCAAATGGAAGTGAACACGACGCAAGAATCGAAGCCAAAGCAAAGTGATGCGGGGAAGCAAATGGAAA tGAACGCGACACAAGCTCAACACTCGGAGCTACAATTCATGAAATGGATTAGTTTTGTTGGGAAGCTGAAGCACACCTCTTTCAAGGCTGCGAAGAATAAGGTGACCCCTTCTTTTTTTCTCACGGTCGATAAGAACGCAGGACTCGGGGACTTTACGTGCATTCAAGACGCCATCGACTCGTTGCCGATAATCAATCTTGTCCGGGTTGTCATCAAGGTTCATGCAGGAGTTTACAC GGAGAAGGTATCAATACCAGCAACCAAATCATTTATAAGCATAGAGGGCGCAGGAGCAGAAAAAACAATTATTCAATGGGGCGATACTTCCCAGACTATTGGCCCAAATGGCATGCCTCTCGGTACATTTGGTTCCGCAACTTTTGCAGTCAATTCTCCATATTTCATAGCCAAAAATATTACAGTCAAG AATACGGCGCCGGTTCCCACGCCGGGAGCAGTGGGGAAGCAAGCCGTGGCATTTAGGATATCTGCGGACACTGCTTCACTTGTTGGTTGTAAGTTCTTGGGTGCACAGGACACACTATACGATCATTTAGGAAGGCATTATTACAAAGATTGCTATATTGAAGGCTCCGTCGACTTCATCTTTGGGAATGGCCTCTCCATGTTTGag AACTGTGCGGTTCATGCAATAGCTGGAGCGATAGGAGCAGTGACAGCACAAGCAAGAAAGAGCATATTAGACGTCGACAGTGGTTTCTCCTTCGTGAACTGTAAAGTCACGGGCTCAGGCGCACTGTACCTGGGAAGAGCATGGGGAGCTTTTTCTAGGGTTGTCTTTGCCTACACACATATGGACAATATTATCATTCCAAAGGGATGGTATAATTGGGGAGATCCCTCCAGAGAAAT GACTGTATTCTATGGGCAATACAAGTGCAGTGGAGCAGGGGCAAGTCATGCAGGAAGAGTGTCTTGGTCCAGGGAGCTAACCGACGAAGAAGCCAAGCCTTTTATTTCTCTTACATTCATTGATGGATCCGAATGGGTCAATATGTGA
- the LOC140971394 gene encoding probable glutamate carboxypeptidase LAMP1 encodes MFRAAIVSSSLAIATSICFLFFAPQKSFYHSLFLSSSFSSNESISNHLYTLTKRPHIAGSAANAEAAAYVVSTLKSYDVRAHIRPYYTALTYPVRRSLTLAPTIHDLPVELDLEQEIYEDDPYADVADQVTPTFHAFAKSGTAVGLAVYVNYGRVEDYAALRAMGVNVSGWIALARYGKIYRGDIVQNGYAAGAIGVVIFTDRKDYGGGGRDAKWFPDEKWMPPSGVQVGSVYSGVGDPTTPGWPSTEWCERITNEEVEKSGDVPLIPSLPVSWESGDVLMRSIGGMVANEDWQGGEGAPVYRVGPGPGVLNLTYEGKQVISTIENVIGIIEGVEEPDRYVILGNHRDAWTFGAADPNSGTACLLEVAERLQKLQKKGWKPRRTIILCNWDAEEYGLIGSTEWVEENRQMLASRVVAYLNVDVAVSGAGFEASATPQLDELIILAAKQVQDPDNSSQTIYDSWIDSTKSTLVGRLGGGGSDYAAFVQHIGVPSADLAFGGGYPVYHSMYDDFVWMKKFGDPLFQRHTAVASLWGLVALRLADEEILPFNYLFYALELQKNVEDLQGDVSGRDITLAPLFKSIDELKKAAIEINDKKKSLQGRKGWTWMRKDNQNSVRELNDRLMMTERAFTDGEGIPGRPWHKHLIYAPSKYNDYGSKSFPGIDDAIEKAKSLNTSDSWRSVQHQIWRVARAITQASLCLKGELK; translated from the exons ATGTTTAGGGCCGCCATAGTTTCGAGCTCATTAGCCATAGCCACTTCCATTTGCTTCCTCTTCTTCGCCCCACAGAAATCTTTCTACCACTCCCTCTTCCTATCTTCTTCGTTTTCAAGCAACGAATCAATCTCCAACCACCTTTACACGCTCACTAAACGGCCCCATATCGCCGGCTCCGCCGCCAACGCCGAAGCCGCCGCCTATGTTGTGTCCACCCTCAAGTCCTACGACGTTCGAGCCCATATAAGACCTTATTACACCGCCTTGACTTACCCAGTCCGCCGTTCTCTTACACTAGCGCCCACCATTCATGATTTACCGGTTGAGCTGGATCTGGAACAAGAGATTTACGAGGATGACCCGTATGCGGATGTGGCGGATCAAGTCACGCCCACATTCCACGCTTTTGCTAAATCAGGCACCGCTGTTGGGCTCGCGGTGTACGTTAACTACGGGCGGGTGGAAGACTACGCGGCGTTGCGAGCAATGGGTGTGAATGTTTCGGGTTGGATTGCTTTGGCGAGGTATGGGAAGATATATAGAGGGGACATAGTTCAGAATGGGTATGCAGCGGGTGCCATTGGGGTTGTGATTTTTACAGATAGGAAGGATTATGGTGGGGGTGGACGGGATGCAAAATGGTTTCCTGATGAGAAATGGATGCCTCCTAGTGGGGTTCAAGTGGGATCAGTTTATAGTGGAGTTGGGGATCCGACTACACCGGGATGGCCTAGTACTGAGTGGTGTGAGAGGATTACAAATGAAGAGGTGGAGAAATCCGGGGACGTGCCGTTGATACCGTCTTTACCAGTTTCTTGGGAATCCGGGGATGTGCTTATGAGGTCGATTGGTGGAATGGTTGCGAATGAGGATTGGCAGGGAGGAGAAGGTGCCCCTGTTTATAGAGTTGGACCTGGACCTGGAGTTTTGAATTTAACTTATGAG GGGAAACAAGTTATAAGCACTATTGAGAATGTGATTGGGATCATTGAAGGTGTTGAGGAACCAGATAG ATATGTCATTCTGGGCAATCATCGGGATGCATGGACGTTTGGAGCTGCTGATCCTAACAGTGGCACAGCATGCCTTCTTGAG GTCGCAGAAAGGCTGCAGAAGCTGCAGAAAAAAGGATGGAAACCTAGACGGACGATAATATTATGCAATTGGGATGCTGAAGAGTATGGCTtg ATAGGATCCACAGAATGGGTTGAAGAGAATAGACAAATGCTGGCCTCGAGGGTTGTTGCTTACCTGAATGTTGATGTAGCAGTTTCAGGAGCCGGATTTGAAGCATCTGCGACTCCACAGCTTGATGAACTGATCATACTAGCTGCTAAGCAG GTTCAAGATCCAGATAACTCATCTCAAACAATCTACGATTCTTGGATTGACTCGACAAAAAGTACTTTG GTTGGGAGACTAGGAGGTGGGGGATCAGATTATGCAGCATTCGTGCAACACATAGGTGTTCCATCTGCAGATTTAGCCTTTGGAGGAG GTTACCCTGTTTACCATTCAATGTATGATGACTTCGTTTGGATGAAGAAATTTGGCGATCCATTGTTTCAGAGGCATACAGCAG TGGCAAGTCTTTGGGGTTTAGTAGCGCTCAGGCTAGCTGACGAGGAAATTTTACCTTTTAATTATCTGTTTTACGCCCTTGAGCTTCAG AAAAATGTGGAGGATTTGCAAGGTGATGTTTCGGGTAGAGATATCACACTTGCTCCCCTATTCAAGTCTATAGATGAACTGAAAAAAGCAGCCATAGAGATAAATGACAAGAAAAAG TCATTACAAGGAAGAAAAGGTTGGACGTGGATGCGGAAAGATAACCAGAATTCAGTTCGAGAGCTGAATGATCGACTTATGATGACAGAACGTGCTTTTACAGATGGGGAGGGGATTCCTGGAAGACCGTGGCACAAACATTTG ATATATGCGCCATCAAAGTATAATGATTACGGTTCGAAGTCCTTTCCCGGGATAGACGATGCAATTGAAAAGGCGAAGAGCTTGAATACTTCTGATTCATGGCGTTCTGTACAACATCAAATTTGGAGAGTTGCAAGAGCCATTACACAAGCTTCCTTGTGCCTCAAGGGTGAACTAAAATGA
- the LOC140971395 gene encoding serine/threonine-protein kinase VPS15-like isoform X2, with amino-acid sequence MILHMIQLDSESRLPAESYLQNYAVVVFPTYFSPFLHKFYSLLNPLSSDAKVLACETSFQEILRQMIGNRTGNDIISSMETFPNDISQLPQVIDAKQDIKRANNFSNKGEETKKNSSRNHLDLLGDVNTLLRDVKQNNCHFGMNPVPDSVVKSGYSQNQKQNGLQRPGELIQSISTIFQRSHLPFLKKITMTDSTSMILDYDNQSDTYGVPFVPLPNDMISCEGMVLIASLLCSCIRNVKVPFIRRVAVLLLKSCSLYIDDEDRLQRVLPYIIALFSDSAAIVRCAALEALCDILPLVRDFPPSDAKIFPEYILPMLSMLPDDPEESVRICYASNISKLALTSYGFLIHSKSLTEAGVLNEASLLQKSFITKGSSDEPQSVSADVQLTQLRKSISEVIQELVMGPKQTPNIRRALLHEIGNLCWFLGQKQSNDFLLPMLPAFLNDRDEQLRAVFYGQIVYVCFFVGQRSVEEYLLPYIEQALNDVTEPVIVNALVCLAILCRRNYLRKRILLEMIERAVPLLCYPSKWIRRSAVTFIASCSENLGAIDSYVFMVPLIRPFLRRQPASLASEKAVLSCLKPSVSRELYYQVLENTRSSDMLERQRKIWYSTSSQSKQLEDVELIQKNVKDLDPVKCWSESKHDDIHHNFIGNTGEHMDLTDSDDNNSKLKSMGRLIRNDSSMEEDKDRVASEKSQLSGFMSPQMSCMNSFIDKSSESIPLYYFKIDNKRTGSATPAASDSSFPQNSLDFSSSSLPWMDPINKSFSLASTIPAPKLVSGSIYVGNGPAQLRRVVHEVEDREIDETTCITSRFNEVGVSDRTKRSSAAIENHSTNTEAAGPSPPAWSSTVPDSGWRPRGVLVAHLQEHKSAVNDISISMDQHFFVSASEDSTVKIWDCKKLEKDISFRSRLTYSLGGSRALCCAVLRGSMQIVVGASDGMIHLFSVDHISRGLGNVVENYSGITDIKKNGFGEGAILSLLNYSADGSTGKTILCSTQNCGIHLWDTRTISRAWRTKVLPEEGYISSLAADPCGNWFISGSSRGVLTLWDLRFCIPVNSWQYSPACPIEKMCLFVPPAGTPLSVATRPLVYVAAGCNEVSLWNAENGSRHQVLRAANNESEAENYESSWALTRPSAKTNTKSELRQNLNSKYRIDELNEPPPRLPGIRALLPLPGGDLLTGGTDLKIRRWNHCSPDRSYCVCGPCIKGVGNDDFYETKSSFGVQVVQEAKRRPLATKLTRKAIIAAAATDSAGCHHDSILSLASVKFNQRLLISSSRDGAIKVWK; translated from the exons ATGATTCTTCATATGATTCAATTGGATTCAGAGTCAAGACTGCCTGCTGAGAGCTACCTGCAGAACTATGCAGTAGTTGTATTTCCGACTTACTTTTCaccatttcttcacaaattctaTTCCTTGTTAAATCCTCTGAGTTCTGATGCAAAG GTTCTAGCTTGTGAGACCTCGTTCCAAGAAATACTTAGGCAAATGATAGGCAATAGGACTGGCAATGATATAATCTCTTCTATGGAAACTTTTCCAAATGATATAAGTCAATTGCCGCAAGTGATAGATGCAAAACAGGATATCAAAAGGGCAAATAATTTTTCGAACAAAGGTGAAGAAACCAAGAAGAACTCAAGTCGTAATCATCTCGATCTTCTCGGGGATGTGAATACACTGCTCAGGGATGTGAAGCAAAACAATTGTCATTTTGGTATGAATCCAGTGCCAGATAGTGTGGTTAAGTCAGGTTATTCCCAAAATCAGAAGCAAAACGGATTGCAGCGACCTGGGGAGTTGATTCAAAGCATCTCCACTATATTCCAACGAAGTCACCTTCCCTTCTTGAAAAAGATTACAATGACAGATTCGACCTCAATGATATTGGATTATGACAATCAATCAGACACTTATGGAGTGCCTTTTGTTCCATTACCTAATGATATGATTAGCTGTGAGGGTATGGTACTGATTGCCTCGCTTCTTTGTTCGTGCATTCGAAATGTAAAGGTCCCTTTTATACGGAGGGTTGCTGTCCTACTGCTGAAATCTTGTTCTTTGTATATCGATGACGAAGATCGACTGCAACGTGTCCTTCCTTACATTATAGCTTTGTTTTCAGATTCAGCTGCAATTGTACGCTGTGCTGCCTTAGAGGCTTTGTGCGACATTCTTCCTctagtcagagattttcctccTAGTGATGCCAAAATTTTTCCGGAATATATTCTTCCTATGCTTTCCATGCTTCCTGACGATCCTGAGGAAAGTGTTAGAATTTGTTATGCCAGCAATATATCTAAGCTTGCACTGACTTCTTATGGGTTCCTCATTCACTCAAAAAGCTTGACTGAGGCAGGGGTTCTTAATGAAGCAAGTTTATTGCAGAAGTCATTTATAACCAAAGGAAGTTCTGATGAGCCACAGAGTGTGAGTGCTGATGTACAGCTTACACAGTTGAGAAAATCTATTTCGGAGGTCATTCAAGAACTTGTAATGGGTCCAAAGCAAACGCCTAACATTAGGAGAGCACTCTTGCATGAAATCGGTAACCTTTGTTGGTTTTTGGGCCAGAAGCAGAGCAATGACTTCTTGCTGCCTATGCTCCCGGCTTTTTTGAATGATCGAGATGAGCAGCTAAGGGCTGTATTTTATGGGCAAATAGTATATGTCTGCTTTTTTGTGGGCCAGCGAAGTGTGGAGGAATATCTCTTACCTTACATTGAACAAGCGCTAAATGATGTAACCGAGCCAGTTATTGTCAATGCACTAGTTTGCTTAGCTATCTTGTGCAGAAGAAATTATTTACGGAAGAGGATCCTGCTTGAAATGATAGAGCGTGCTGTTCCTCTGTTATGCTATCCCAGTAAGTGGATCAGGAGGTCAGCTGTCACCTTCATTGCATCATGTAGTGAGAACTTAGGAGCAATTGATTCATATGTGTTTATGGTTCCACTCATACGTCCTTTCTTACGTAGACAACCAGCATCTTTAGCCTCAGAAAAAGCTGTCCTCTCGTGTCTGAAGCCATCAGTCTCGAGAGAATTGTATTATCAAGTTTTAGAAAACACCAGAAGTTCAGACATGCTTGAGAGACAGAGAAAGATTTGGTACAGCACGTCATCACAATCTAAGCAATTGGAAGATGTAGAATTGATCCAGAAAAACGTCAAGGATTTGGATCCAGTAAAGTGTTGGTCAGAGTCAAAACATGATGATATACACCATAACTTTATTGGTAACACAGGGGAACACATGGATTTAACTGATTCGGATGATAACAACAGTAAGTTAAAATCCATGGGACGATTAATACGAAATGATTCGAGCATGGAGGAAGACAAAGATCGTGTAGCCTCAGAAAAGTCTCAGTTGTCCGGATTTATGTCACCACAAATGAGTTGCATGAACAGCTTTATTGATAAATCATCAGAAAGCATACCTTTGTACTACTTTAAGATTGACAACAAGAGAACAGGTAGCGCTACTCCTGCTGCATCTGACTCTTCATTTCCACAAAATTCTTTAGATTTTAGTTCTTCCTCCTTGCCTTGGATGGAtccaataaataaatcatttagtTTAGCCAGTACGATCCCAGCTCCTAAGCTAGTATCGGGATCGATTTATGTTGGTAATGGCCCTGCACAATTGCGGAGAGTGGTGCACGAAGTAGAAGACAGAGAAATTGATGAAACTACCTGTATTACTAGCAGATTTAATGAAGTGGGAGTGTCTGATAGGACGAAAAGGAGTTCTGCTGCAATAGAAAATCACTCTACAAATACTGAGGCTGCTGGACCATCCCCTCCAGCTTGGTCATCTACCGTTCCAGATTCAGGCTGGAGGCCTCGGGGTGTGTTGGTTGCACATCTCCAGGAGCACAAGTCTGCTGTCAATGATATTTCTATTTCCATGGACCAACATTTTTTTGTTAGTGCTTCTGAAGATTCTACTGTTAAGATATGGGATTGCAAGAAGCTGGAGAAGGACATCTCATTTAGGTCTAGGCTAACCTATTCATTGGGTGGTAGTCGAGCACTGTGTTGTGCTGTGCTTCGAGGTTCTATGCAAATTGTTGTTGGGGCAAGTGATGGGATgatacatttattttctgttGATCACATCTCTAGAGGGCTtggcaatgttgttgaaaatTATTCTGGTATCACTGATATTAAAAAGAATGGTTTTGGAGAAGGGGCTATACTAAGCCTTCTGAACTACTCTGCAGATGGAAGTACTGGCAAAACAATTCTATGCAGCACACAAAATTGTGGGATCCATCTCTGGGATACAAGAACAATCTCTCGTGCCTGGCGTACAAAAGTGCTTCCTGAGGAGGGCTATATATCTTCTCTGGCGGCAGACCCTTGTGGTAATTGGTTCATATCGGGATCATCAAGGGGTGTGCTGACTTTGTGGGATCTGAGATTCTGCATACCTGTTAACTCATGGCAATATTCTCCTGCATGCCCTATTGAAAAGATGTGTCTTTTTGTTCCTCCTGCTGGTACGCCCTTGTCTGTGGCTACAAGACCATTGGTATATGTTGCTGCTGGGTGTAATGAAGTTTCACTTTGGAATGCAGAAAATGGTAGCCGCCACCAG GTGTTGAGGGCAGCAAACAATGAGAGTGAAGCTGAGAATTATGAGTCGTCATGGGCTCTCACTAGACCGTCTGCTAAGACCAACACTAAATCAGAATTGAGGCAAAATTTGAATTCGAAGTACAGGATTGATGAGCTGAATGAACCTCCCCCTCGTCTTCCTGGTATCCGTGCGTTGCTTCCATTGCCTGGTGGAGATCTTTTAACTGGGGGAACTGACTTGAAGATACGCCGATGGAACCATTGCAG CCCGGATAGGAGTTATTGTGTATGTGGACCATGTATTAAAGGAGTTGgaaatgatgatttttatgaGACAAAATCTAGCTTTGGGGTGCAAGTTGTGCAG GAAGCAAAGAGACGACCACTGGCTACCAAATTGACTAGAAAAGCTATAATTGCTGCCGCCGCCACAGATTCTGCAGGGTGTCACCATGATTCCATCCTCTCTTTGGCTTCTGTGAAATTTAACCAGAGACTTCTGATATCAAGCAGTAGAGACGGAGCCATAAAGGTATGGAAGTAA